One genomic region from Shewanella aestuarii encodes:
- a CDS encoding metal transporter, whose amino-acid sequence MLYLVASCIALLFGPLFYRYFSSGSGLQKGLDGFIFVSLGGLVLIHILPELLEHGGFVTLLFVVLGLWGPTASEKVFHRYSEITHNITLGLGILGLLLHTITDGGAMVLAQQQDNSPLLALGVILHRLPVGLAIWWLLKPQVGTRWSSIVLVAMMALTAVGYFAGEQLIHQLSIENTVYLQAFVTGSILHVVLHQPHGDHTPDKQDKYQYQAGIGSLLGLGLLALLLLMDSGEHAHAHHGHDHGVEQFVSWLLTISPVLLLSYLFATIRFKFGLQPQHNQLASRWLQRLAGPESLIITLALLGPWFALYQVVGLTIIGGLLTWCKIPLTDPHHHVPVSAWRFGFAHLVDRSAPWIILSLVLANLIGHPSVPLENPALQVFILLLVFIPMRFCNLGAAVLALALFYSGWNQVAVAFSLLAAPVINIAQLKLMKWKQGLMLGGVLLGAFIFADLVDLTSSFVLRLPESINIFALGIVCLLFGASLLRLGPRKFLSKMMSQFKSEHSHDHGHSHNHNNHNKNQSHAHNHSGSVHKPHK is encoded by the coding sequence ATGCTCTATCTTGTCGCTAGTTGTATCGCCCTACTGTTTGGGCCTTTGTTTTATCGCTACTTTTCGTCAGGTAGCGGATTGCAAAAAGGCTTAGATGGCTTTATTTTCGTCTCATTAGGCGGGCTAGTGCTCATCCATATTTTGCCAGAACTCCTTGAACATGGTGGATTTGTTACCTTATTGTTTGTGGTGTTGGGTCTTTGGGGGCCAACTGCGAGTGAGAAAGTTTTTCATCGCTATTCCGAAATTACCCACAATATTACCCTTGGCTTAGGCATACTGGGTTTATTGTTACATACCATTACCGATGGCGGCGCCATGGTATTAGCACAACAACAAGATAATTCCCCATTATTAGCCCTTGGGGTTATTTTGCATCGATTACCGGTAGGATTAGCAATATGGTGGCTACTAAAGCCGCAAGTTGGTACGCGTTGGTCAAGCATTGTTTTAGTGGCAATGATGGCATTAACGGCTGTTGGCTATTTTGCTGGCGAACAATTGATCCACCAACTCAGCATTGAAAACACTGTTTACTTACAAGCCTTTGTAACCGGTTCAATATTACATGTGGTATTGCACCAGCCCCATGGTGATCATACACCCGACAAACAAGACAAATATCAATACCAAGCAGGTATTGGTAGCTTATTGGGCCTTGGTTTACTCGCGCTATTGTTACTAATGGATAGCGGTGAACATGCCCACGCTCATCATGGCCACGATCATGGTGTCGAGCAATTTGTTAGCTGGCTATTAACTATTTCACCCGTGCTGCTGCTTAGTTATTTATTTGCCACTATTCGATTTAAGTTTGGACTGCAACCACAGCATAACCAACTAGCATCTAGATGGTTACAGCGCTTAGCAGGCCCTGAATCACTGATTATCACTTTAGCATTATTAGGACCCTGGTTTGCTTTGTATCAGGTGGTTGGCCTAACCATAATTGGTGGCCTATTAACTTGGTGTAAAATTCCACTGACCGATCCACATCATCATGTACCAGTATCAGCATGGCGCTTTGGCTTTGCCCATTTAGTAGACCGAAGCGCCCCATGGATTATACTCAGCTTGGTATTAGCCAACCTGATTGGTCACCCGTCTGTTCCACTTGAAAATCCTGCACTGCAAGTCTTTATCTTGCTATTAGTGTTTATTCCAATGCGCTTTTGTAATTTAGGCGCGGCAGTATTAGCATTGGCGTTATTTTACAGTGGTTGGAATCAGGTAGCCGTTGCTTTTAGCTTATTAGCTGCACCCGTGATCAATATTGCTCAGCTTAAATTGATGAAGTGGAAACAAGGATTAATGTTAGGCGGTGTGCTATTAGGAGCATTTATTTTTGCAGACTTAGTCGATTTAACGTCTAGCTTTGTACTAAGGTTACCTGAGTCTATCAACATATTTGCGTTAGGAATTGTATGCTTATTGTTTGGCGCAAGTTTACTGCGTCTTGGCCCGCGTAAATTTTTAAGCAAGATGATGAGCCAGTTTAAGTCTGAACACAGCCACGATCATGGGCATTCTCATAACCACAATAATCATAACAAGAACCAAAGTCATGCTCATAACCATTCAGGTAGCGTTCACAAACCACACAAGTAG
- a CDS encoding DUF3306 domain-containing protein, with protein sequence MSGFLSRWTQRREEVAKEAEQSELAASLPESVADNKKDLSNSDNANVIHDALPEAEPKVLTAEDLPDPESIEIGGSFASFMGANVDPAAKTAALRALWKQPQYNHIDGLLEYALDYSNQPKLSAEVSAELAKKVFKHVIEKQEKSDELVDEASSEEIDEASQSALAEQSDELQPADEVGSGDIDATNKVEVDKTLTEMSELHDEQSPHVVTPNSVPVS encoded by the coding sequence ATGAGTGGTTTTTTAAGCCGTTGGACGCAACGTCGGGAAGAGGTTGCTAAAGAGGCTGAGCAAAGTGAGCTGGCTGCAAGTTTGCCGGAGTCAGTTGCTGATAATAAAAAGGACCTTTCTAATTCAGATAATGCCAATGTGATCCATGATGCATTACCTGAGGCTGAGCCTAAAGTACTTACTGCTGAAGATTTACCTGATCCAGAGTCAATCGAAATTGGTGGTAGTTTTGCAAGTTTCATGGGCGCAAACGTTGACCCTGCAGCAAAAACCGCTGCATTACGTGCGCTATGGAAGCAACCTCAATATAACCATATTGATGGATTATTAGAATACGCTTTAGATTATTCAAATCAGCCAAAGTTATCAGCTGAAGTCTCAGCCGAGTTGGCGAAGAAAGTATTTAAACATGTAATTGAAAAACAAGAAAAATCAGACGAATTAGTAGATGAAGCGTCAAGTGAAGAAATCGATGAAGCTTCACAATCTGCCTTAGCCGAACAGTCAGATGAACTGCAACCGGCTGATGAAGTGGGCAGTGGTGACATAGACGCCACTAATAAAGTCGAAGTAGACAAAACGTTAACTGAAATGAGCGAGTTGCATGATGAGCAATCACCTCATGTTGTTACCCCTAACTCGGTACCAGTTAGCTGA
- a CDS encoding DUF3305 domain-containing protein — MQHTESVWPMYVSLKKVTKQVGRWSSHCWELDQMVPATQPAPEGAKLVLLELHRDERASYRINVDMDNAMLYIVCDELVDGTWVPAMISADQNVGAGCLESDTPVLNTLMPKAIACWIEAFITRHGEVEISAHRRKHVNRRKNEGPSTNHMHKEVR, encoded by the coding sequence ATGCAACATACCGAAAGTGTTTGGCCCATGTACGTGTCATTAAAAAAAGTGACCAAGCAAGTTGGTCGCTGGTCATCACACTGCTGGGAACTTGATCAAATGGTTCCAGCGACTCAGCCGGCTCCTGAAGGGGCTAAACTTGTTTTACTTGAATTGCATCGAGATGAGCGTGCCAGTTATCGGATTAATGTCGATATGGACAATGCCATGCTGTATATCGTTTGTGATGAATTAGTTGATGGAACATGGGTTCCAGCGATGATTTCAGCTGACCAAAATGTCGGTGCCGGTTGCTTAGAATCTGATACGCCTGTGTTAAATACCTTAATGCCAAAAGCGATTGCATGTTGGATTGAGGCGTTCATTACTCGTCATGGTGAAGTTGAAATTAGCGCTCATCGTCGTAAGCATGTTAATCGCCGCAAAAATGAAGGCCCAAGTACTAATCATATGCATAAAGAGGTTAGGTAA
- a CDS encoding 4Fe-4S binding protein, giving the protein MSMRQSQPELKQARQQVMASTQILQNLIPPTVSYTTKGHVLVIGPEDLARLAADQLDSMASRVILANESITSQDESHLEKVMSAAEGVESFYNKLKGIKGFLGQFQVSVDADAGGVAELSKVAIRQAHFDIILDLSSSPCINLEMLPAGYFYVGQDAAKLADALEQIPELIGEFDKPRYVKVTSDICAHNRNGVNGCNRCLNFCPADAISSIEQKIEIDPYLCHGAGSCTNLCPTGAISYDLPTPKSLHSYLEKLISRYRAEAQVAPVILFHDNMLGSELVTDDLPGDVLPVAMEEITVASIDHWLAALAHGAREVLILNTDAIAPTLTQMLQGELSLANRILDEMGQPQRLRVITAADLDNLDQPLAISVTWPMIVPIKLEIATATNPKRNILYQAIDHLNSQAGAISSAVAIANVPYGQVKVDVEKCTLCMSCVSTCPTQALKDGGETPALKFVEQDCVQCGLCESSCPEKVISLVPQINFDQQSRQATSTLKEEAPFECIRCGSAFATQSMVRKMVDMVGAHSAFSANIERLKMCGDCRVKDMFEDILQDPEKQLR; this is encoded by the coding sequence ATGAGTATGAGACAATCCCAGCCAGAGCTAAAGCAAGCTCGGCAACAAGTGATGGCGAGTACCCAAATTCTGCAGAATTTGATCCCGCCAACAGTCAGCTATACCACAAAAGGCCATGTCTTAGTTATTGGCCCAGAAGACTTGGCCCGTCTTGCTGCTGACCAACTTGATAGTATGGCCAGCCGGGTTATTTTGGCCAATGAATCAATTACTAGCCAAGATGAATCCCATCTCGAAAAAGTGATGAGCGCCGCAGAAGGTGTTGAGAGCTTTTATAACAAATTAAAGGGTATTAAAGGCTTTTTAGGTCAATTCCAAGTCAGTGTTGATGCCGATGCTGGCGGCGTTGCTGAGCTAAGTAAAGTGGCAATTCGTCAAGCCCACTTCGATATCATTCTTGATTTAAGCTCTTCTCCTTGTATTAATCTTGAAATGCTCCCAGCAGGTTATTTCTATGTTGGTCAAGATGCGGCTAAGCTCGCCGATGCTTTAGAGCAAATTCCAGAGTTAATTGGTGAGTTTGACAAGCCGCGCTATGTCAAAGTCACCAGTGACATTTGTGCTCATAATCGCAATGGTGTTAATGGTTGTAACCGCTGTTTAAATTTCTGCCCCGCCGATGCCATTAGCAGCATTGAACAAAAAATTGAAATCGATCCTTACCTTTGTCACGGCGCAGGTAGTTGTACTAATTTATGCCCTACAGGTGCGATTAGCTACGACTTACCAACACCAAAATCACTGCATAGTTATCTTGAAAAACTCATTAGTCGCTATCGTGCAGAGGCCCAAGTCGCACCCGTGATATTATTTCATGACAACATGTTAGGTAGTGAACTTGTCACTGATGATTTACCAGGAGATGTATTACCGGTAGCAATGGAAGAAATAACCGTTGCCAGTATTGATCACTGGTTAGCGGCATTGGCTCATGGTGCACGTGAAGTACTTATTTTAAATACCGATGCAATAGCACCAACCTTAACTCAAATGCTGCAGGGTGAGCTATCACTGGCAAATCGTATTTTAGATGAAATGGGCCAACCACAGCGTTTACGTGTTATTACTGCAGCGGATTTAGATAATTTAGATCAGCCTCTTGCTATCAGTGTTACTTGGCCAATGATTGTGCCTATTAAGCTTGAGATTGCCACGGCCACTAACCCAAAACGCAATATTCTTTACCAAGCGATTGATCATTTAAACAGCCAAGCGGGTGCTATTTCTTCTGCAGTTGCCATTGCTAATGTGCCTTACGGTCAGGTTAAAGTGGATGTTGAAAAATGTACTTTATGTATGTCATGTGTCTCAACTTGTCCAACTCAGGCTTTAAAGGATGGCGGTGAAACTCCAGCACTTAAATTTGTTGAGCAAGATTGCGTGCAATGTGGTTTATGTGAAAGCTCATGCCCTGAAAAAGTCATTAGTCTTGTTCCACAAATAAATTTTGACCAGCAAAGTCGTCAAGCCACCAGCACCCTAAAAGAAGAGGCACCGTTTGAATGTATTCGGTGTGGCAGCGCTTTTGCTACCCAATCTATGGTACGCAAAATGGTTGATATGGTGGGTGCTCACAGCGCCTTTAGTGCCAATATTGAACGCTTGAAAATGTGCGGTGACTGCCGCGTAAAAGATATGTTTGAAGACATTCTTCAAGATCCAGAAAAGCAATTGCGATAA
- a CDS encoding chorismate--pyruvate lyase family protein, giving the protein MNVTSISFPYGESIQWFSPEHTDKLPNTPLKDWLLANGSLTEKLKKHCDTFTVTVLGEHLLNPLPGEFPTTDNNNHPIWVREVLLSLDNIPWVFARTLIPQDLLHNPQHNFSHLGNRPLGELLFTSDNIVPGRIEVAEFETCSRLAQLATSLSQTVNDTLWGRRRYFHIGNSQLIVSEIFLPAAVQQIYQAHSK; this is encoded by the coding sequence ATGAATGTGACCAGCATTAGCTTTCCTTATGGTGAATCAATTCAATGGTTTTCACCCGAGCATACCGACAAACTGCCTAATACACCGCTTAAAGACTGGTTATTAGCCAATGGAAGTTTAACTGAAAAACTCAAAAAGCACTGCGATACTTTTACTGTCACCGTTTTAGGTGAGCACTTGCTTAACCCATTACCGGGGGAGTTTCCTACAACAGATAACAATAATCACCCCATTTGGGTAAGAGAAGTGTTACTGAGTTTAGACAATATTCCTTGGGTATTTGCGCGTACATTAATCCCGCAAGATTTACTCCACAACCCACAACATAATTTTAGCCATTTAGGCAATCGTCCTTTGGGAGAACTGCTTTTTACCAGCGATAATATTGTGCCAGGGAGAATTGAAGTCGCCGAGTTTGAAACCTGCAGCCGTCTGGCCCAATTGGCCACCAGCCTTTCACAAACGGTAAATGACACCTTGTGGGGCCGACGCAGATATTTTCATATTGGCAACTCACAATTAATTGTCAGTGAAATTTTTTTACCTGCGGCGGTTCAGCAAATATATCAAGCTCACTCAAAATAG
- a CDS encoding YhgN family NAAT transporter, giving the protein MDIFSAAVMLFLIMDPLGNLPIFASILRHIDPKKRRKVLIRELLIALVIMLLFLFAGEAILNFLNLRSESVSIAGGIILFLIAIRMIFPQPGGVVGLAAGEEPFIVPMAIPLMAGPSVLAALILLAHTDSNRMTDWTIALVSAWGLSAIILMFYKVFTRVLGEKGLTAVERLMGMVLVMISVQMLLDGISSYMNSVA; this is encoded by the coding sequence ATGGATATTTTTTCTGCTGCTGTTATGTTGTTTTTGATTATGGACCCATTAGGTAACTTACCTATTTTTGCATCTATTCTTCGTCATATTGATCCCAAAAAGCGACGCAAAGTTTTGATCCGTGAACTGCTGATTGCTTTAGTCATTATGTTGCTATTTTTATTTGCAGGTGAGGCCATTCTTAATTTTTTAAATCTTCGTTCTGAGTCGGTGAGCATAGCGGGTGGGATAATTTTATTTTTAATCGCCATCAGAATGATTTTCCCTCAACCTGGTGGCGTTGTTGGCTTAGCGGCAGGTGAGGAGCCTTTTATTGTGCCGATGGCGATTCCATTGATGGCTGGGCCTTCTGTGTTGGCCGCGCTGATTCTATTGGCTCATACTGATAGCAACAGAATGACTGATTGGACTATCGCTCTTGTCTCAGCTTGGGGACTGAGTGCGATAATCTTAATGTTTTATAAAGTGTTTACTCGAGTGCTTGGTGAAAAAGGCCTTACTGCGGTTGAGCGGCTGATGGGCATGGTGTTGGTGATGATATCGGTACAAATGCTATTAGATGGCATATCAAGTTACATGAATTCTGTCGCATGA
- a CDS encoding NRDE family protein codes for MCILFFAIDSHPEYPLIICANRDEFHHRATQPAHIWPNTPNIIAGKDLQAGGTWLGVNQAGEFAGITNLRTKTQDDGVRSRGELVISALTSSITPQWLETHAHNYNPFNLVFEHQERLHCFSSRHLTTQELKPGFHAICNGDLDDVWPKMAQGQLALQTYLSHNEHINIGDLKNLMLDTTQAEDHLLPQTGVELEWERHLSSIFIKHPQYGTRSTSIILKDNQGNIDFYETRFDGKSRNLGQQHFQFKSEKS; via the coding sequence ATGTGTATCTTGTTTTTTGCCATAGACAGCCATCCTGAATATCCGCTGATCATTTGTGCGAATCGAGATGAATTCCACCATCGCGCTACTCAGCCCGCTCATATTTGGCCTAACACTCCCAATATTATTGCTGGTAAAGATTTACAAGCAGGCGGCACTTGGTTAGGGGTTAATCAAGCGGGAGAGTTTGCCGGCATCACCAATTTGCGCACAAAGACGCAAGATGATGGGGTCCGATCTCGAGGAGAATTGGTGATCAGCGCATTAACTTCGTCAATAACTCCTCAATGGCTAGAAACCCACGCTCACAATTACAATCCGTTTAATCTGGTTTTTGAACATCAAGAGCGTTTGCACTGTTTTAGTAGCCGCCATTTAACCACTCAAGAGCTCAAACCAGGATTTCATGCTATTTGCAATGGTGATTTAGATGATGTGTGGCCAAAAATGGCTCAAGGACAATTAGCCCTACAAACATATCTTAGTCATAATGAACACATTAATATCGGTGATTTGAAAAACCTAATGCTAGACACAACTCAAGCTGAGGATCACTTGTTACCTCAAACGGGTGTTGAGTTGGAATGGGAGCGCCATTTATCATCAATTTTTATTAAACATCCTCAATATGGTACCCGTTCAACCAGTATTATTTTGAAAGACAATCAGGGTAACATCGACTTCTATGAAACCCGTTTTGATGGAAAAAGCCGCAACTTAGGTCAGCAACATTTTCAATTTAAAAGCGAAAAGTCATAA
- the hemN gene encoding oxygen-independent coproporphyrinogen III oxidase, which yields MKQPTQISWDQSMIEKYNYSGPRYTSYPTALEFDDTFTEQNLLTSIENSQSDKLSLYVHIPFCAKLCYYCGCNKIITRHAHKADQYIEYLAAEIVKRAPLFKNYTVTQMHWGGGTPTFLNPEQILKLTSLIKSHFNFAEVGEFSIEVDPREIELTMLDTLKEAGFNRISIGVQDFNKDVQVAVNREQDEQFIFDLMAKAKALGFVSTNVDLIYGLPLQTPETFAKTIARIIELSPDRLSVFNYAHLPSRFAAQRKIKDVDMPSPQQKLDMLHQTIESLTNAGYQFIGMDHFAKPDDELARLQREGKLHRNFQGYTTQEECDLLGLGVSSISQIGDCYAQNQKDLRPYYEAIDAQGHALWKGCSLNHDDEIRRVVIKQIICHFDLDMAKIEQKFNIVFEDYFAEDLKLLQTFVDDKLVDITDRRITVSPTGHLLIRNICMCFDVYYRQKARQQQFSRVI from the coding sequence TTGAAGCAACCAACACAGATTAGTTGGGATCAGTCGATGATCGAGAAATACAATTACAGCGGTCCTCGTTATACGTCTTATCCGACTGCACTCGAATTCGACGACACGTTTACCGAGCAGAACTTATTAACCTCGATTGAAAACAGTCAATCAGACAAGCTTTCGCTTTATGTCCACATTCCATTTTGTGCCAAGCTTTGCTATTACTGCGGCTGCAATAAAATTATTACTCGCCATGCACATAAAGCCGATCAATATATTGAGTATTTAGCCGCTGAAATTGTAAAGCGTGCCCCTTTATTTAAAAACTATACTGTCACTCAAATGCATTGGGGCGGCGGTACGCCAACCTTCTTAAACCCCGAGCAAATTTTAAAGCTAACCAGCTTAATTAAATCACACTTTAACTTTGCTGAAGTGGGTGAGTTTTCAATTGAAGTTGATCCACGAGAAATTGAGCTAACCATGCTTGATACCCTTAAAGAAGCTGGCTTTAACCGTATCTCTATTGGTGTACAAGATTTCAATAAAGATGTGCAAGTGGCGGTTAATCGTGAGCAAGATGAGCAATTCATTTTTGACTTAATGGCAAAAGCTAAGGCGCTGGGTTTTGTTTCAACAAACGTCGATTTAATTTACGGGTTACCACTACAAACACCCGAAACCTTTGCAAAAACCATTGCGCGTATTATTGAGTTATCACCAGATCGTTTATCGGTATTTAACTATGCTCATTTACCATCACGCTTTGCAGCTCAACGCAAAATTAAAGATGTCGATATGCCATCGCCACAACAAAAGCTCGATATGCTGCATCAAACCATTGAATCATTAACCAATGCTGGCTATCAGTTTATTGGTATGGATCACTTTGCTAAGCCTGATGACGAGCTCGCAAGATTACAACGTGAAGGCAAATTACATCGTAACTTCCAAGGTTATACCACCCAAGAAGAGTGTGATTTATTAGGTTTGGGCGTTTCTTCAATCAGTCAAATTGGCGATTGTTATGCGCAAAACCAAAAAGACTTACGTCCATACTATGAAGCGATTGATGCACAAGGTCATGCACTATGGAAGGGTTGTAGCTTAAATCACGATGATGAAATTCGCCGCGTGGTCATTAAGCAGATCATCTGTCACTTTGATTTAGATATGGCAAAAATCGAGCAGAAATTTAATATCGTATTTGAAGATTACTTTGCTGAAGACCTAAAACTGCTACAAACCTTTGTTGATGATAAATTAGTTGATATTACAGATCGTCGTATAACAGTCAGCCCTACGGGTCATCTGTTAATTCGTAATATCTGTATGTGTTTTGATGTCTACTACCGTCAAAAAGCACGCCAACAACAATTCTCGCGAGTGATCTAA
- a CDS encoding formate dehydrogenase accessory sulfurtransferase FdhD, translating to MTHSSAQPNTQIKFVRTQAEVPLTLPVIAYNEQGEALDKFVACERPLTVYLNWQPIVTLMTLGAKPESLTLGYLKNQGFVTDITLLESVIVDWEVNSAAVITKEITDDIAEKMSEKTVTSGCGQGTVYGSFLQGLDEIQLPTPSLKQSVIYSLLKNINAYNDTYKNAGAVHGCGICQNDQILAFVEDVGRHNAVDTLAGDMWMEQQSGGDKIFYTTGRLTSEMVIKVAKMGIPVLLSRSGVTQMGLELAQQLGITLIARAKGRHFLVYHGVENIEFDAK from the coding sequence ATGACCCACAGTTCAGCGCAACCCAATACACAGATAAAATTTGTGAGAACTCAAGCAGAAGTCCCATTGACCTTACCCGTTATCGCCTATAACGAGCAAGGTGAAGCGCTTGATAAGTTTGTTGCCTGTGAGCGCCCTTTAACGGTGTATTTAAATTGGCAACCCATTGTGACCTTGATGACCTTAGGTGCAAAACCTGAGTCATTAACCTTAGGTTATTTGAAAAATCAGGGCTTTGTTACTGACATCACGCTACTTGAATCAGTAATTGTTGATTGGGAGGTTAATTCAGCTGCAGTGATCACCAAAGAAATTACTGACGATATAGCCGAGAAGATGTCTGAAAAAACAGTCACCTCTGGTTGTGGACAAGGCACTGTTTATGGCAGCTTTTTGCAAGGCTTAGATGAAATTCAGTTGCCCACTCCTTCACTGAAGCAGTCGGTTATCTACAGCCTACTTAAAAATATTAATGCTTATAATGATACTTATAAAAATGCAGGTGCGGTTCATGGATGTGGCATTTGTCAAAATGATCAAATACTTGCATTTGTGGAAGATGTAGGACGTCATAACGCAGTCGATACTTTAGCCGGTGATATGTGGATGGAGCAGCAGTCTGGTGGAGATAAAATTTTCTACACGACTGGGCGGTTAACCTCTGAGATGGTGATAAAAGTCGCCAAAATGGGCATTCCGGTATTACTGTCTCGTAGTGGGGTCACGCAAATGGGCTTAGAGCTTGCTCAACAGCTCGGAATAACCTTGATTGCTCGAGCTAAAGGGCGACATTTTTTAGTTTACCACGGTGTTGAAAACATCGAATTTGATGCTAAATAG
- the add gene encoding adenosine deaminase — protein MINPSIPLVDLHRHLDGNVRVKTIWELGLQHGITLPADSIETLAPFVQIQGKETDLIAFLKKLDWMVAVLADLDAVKRVAYENVVDAKLSGLDYAELRFSPYYMAMNHNLPIEGVVEAVIDGVKAGVKEHAVKINLIGIMSRSFGQDKCRLELEGLLAHRDALVGVDLAGDERGFPGDLFTEHFKRVRDAGLQITAHAGEADGPESMWQAIKVLGATRIGHGVNAISDPKLMEYLVKHGIGIESCPTSNLHTSTVADYGVHPFSTFLDAGVLIGLNTDDPGVSNIDINHEYRIAKSELGLTDEQLAQVQRNGVDMAFISDSERKALYASKL, from the coding sequence TTAGTTGATTTACATCGCCATTTGGATGGTAATGTGCGTGTTAAAACGATTTGGGAGCTTGGTCTGCAGCACGGTATAACCTTACCTGCTGATAGTATTGAGACCTTAGCGCCTTTTGTTCAAATTCAAGGTAAGGAAACTGATCTGATCGCTTTTTTAAAAAAGCTTGATTGGATGGTCGCTGTATTAGCTGATTTAGACGCCGTTAAGCGCGTTGCATATGAAAATGTGGTCGATGCTAAATTGTCTGGTTTAGATTATGCGGAGTTACGTTTTAGTCCATATTATATGGCGATGAATCATAACTTGCCAATCGAAGGAGTTGTTGAAGCTGTCATAGACGGCGTAAAGGCTGGTGTAAAAGAACATGCAGTTAAGATAAATCTTATCGGAATTATGTCGCGTTCATTTGGGCAAGACAAGTGTCGTTTAGAGCTGGAAGGTCTACTCGCTCACCGTGATGCACTGGTTGGGGTAGACTTGGCTGGTGACGAGCGTGGATTCCCTGGGGATTTATTTACAGAACACTTCAAACGTGTTCGTGATGCTGGCTTGCAAATTACCGCTCATGCTGGTGAAGCAGATGGTCCAGAAAGTATGTGGCAGGCTATCAAGGTACTTGGTGCAACCCGAATTGGCCATGGTGTTAATGCGATAAGCGATCCTAAACTGATGGAATATTTGGTTAAACATGGGATTGGGATTGAGTCTTGCCCAACCAGTAATTTACATACTTCTACAGTTGCCGATTATGGCGTTCATCCATTCAGCACCTTTTTGGACGCAGGGGTGTTGATAGGCTTAAATACTGATGACCCAGGTGTGAGTAATATTGATATCAACCATGAATATCGAATTGCTAAATCTGAGCTGGGGTTGACGGATGAGCAACTGGCGCAAGTGCAGCGTAATGGGGTTGATATGGCATTTATATCCGACTCTGAGCGTAAGGCATTATACGCTTCAAAGTTATAG
- a CDS encoding flagellar basal body-associated protein FliL, with translation MKKIASACLFLLLAAFNAQGADDGALEEYAYYGFEPEIVTNYISNRKKLGFVRISVELMVKNPSDLVSIEKHDPLLRAAIVEILGNQAEDKIKSLSGREEVRRECYEVINRLLEAETGKPLVVNLLFTKYLYD, from the coding sequence ATGAAAAAAATTGCTTCAGCATGCCTGTTTCTGCTGTTAGCGGCATTTAATGCTCAAGGTGCTGATGATGGCGCATTAGAAGAATATGCCTATTATGGTTTTGAGCCAGAAATTGTCACTAACTATATTTCTAACCGAAAAAAATTAGGTTTTGTGCGCATTAGTGTTGAGCTAATGGTGAAGAACCCGAGTGACCTTGTTAGCATAGAAAAGCATGATCCTTTGCTGCGTGCAGCCATTGTTGAAATATTAGGGAACCAAGCGGAAGATAAAATTAAATCGCTATCTGGTAGGGAAGAAGTTCGCCGTGAATGTTATGAAGTGATCAATCGTTTACTTGAAGCTGAGACCGGCAAGCCACTTGTGGTTAATCTATTGTTTACCAAATATCTTTACGATTAA